A stretch of the Filimonas lacunae genome encodes the following:
- a CDS encoding RNA recognition motif domain-containing protein: MKIYVSNLDFSVQNEDLHEAFSAYGNVTSANIINDRETGRSRGFGFVEMENKAEAEAAISNLNETSLNGRNIRAAEAQDKPKSSNGGGGFRGGNGGGGGYSRNNKW, translated from the coding sequence ATGAAAATTTACGTTTCAAACCTGGACTTTAGTGTTCAGAATGAAGATTTGCATGAAGCTTTTTCCGCCTATGGCAATGTTACTTCCGCAAATATTATTAACGACAGAGAAACCGGCCGCAGCAGAGGTTTTGGTTTTGTGGAAATGGAAAACAAGGCAGAAGCAGAAGCAGCTATCAGCAATCTGAATGAAACTTCCCTGAACGGTAGAAACATCAGAGCAGCCGAAGCACAGGATAAACCAAAATCATCTAATGGTGGTGGTGGATTCAGAGGTGGCAACGGCGGTGGCGGTGGC
- a CDS encoding SDR family oxidoreductase: MSNNNIALVVGASGITGSNLADLLVSNGWQTYGLSRNAGLNSNGVIPVAANLLDVASLQKGLDNIHPTHVFFTTWMRNDTEAENIRINSALVRNLLDVLSPNKSVKHVALVTGLKHYLGPFEAYAQAGTLPQTPVREEHPRLPLDNFYYAQEDEVYAAAKRDGFTWSIHRPHTVIGKAIGNAMNMGSTLAVYASICKQQNLPFVWPGSEAQWNGISDVTDARILAEQLLWAATTPAAQNEAFNIANGDVFRWNWLWYQIAQWFGIEAAGYQGTIHPLEETMKDYKDLWQNIATANGLQETDINRLTSAWHTDLDLGRPLEVMTDMSKSRKLGFTGYKSTRDTFFELFEQMRSERLIP; encoded by the coding sequence ATGAGCAACAACAACATAGCCCTGGTAGTAGGCGCCAGTGGCATTACAGGAAGCAATCTTGCCGATCTGCTGGTAAGCAATGGCTGGCAAACCTATGGCTTGTCCAGAAATGCCGGCCTTAACAGTAACGGCGTAATACCCGTAGCCGCCAACCTGCTGGATGTAGCATCCCTGCAAAAAGGATTGGACAACATACATCCCACCCATGTGTTCTTTACCACCTGGATGCGTAACGATACCGAAGCAGAGAACATTCGTATAAACAGTGCGCTGGTGCGCAACCTGCTGGATGTATTATCTCCTAACAAATCCGTAAAGCATGTGGCTCTGGTAACCGGTTTAAAACATTATCTCGGCCCCTTTGAAGCATATGCCCAAGCAGGCACCCTGCCACAAACGCCCGTGCGGGAAGAGCATCCCCGCCTGCCGCTGGATAACTTTTATTACGCGCAGGAAGATGAAGTATACGCCGCCGCCAAACGCGATGGCTTTACGTGGAGCATTCACCGCCCGCATACCGTAATAGGGAAAGCCATAGGCAATGCCATGAATATGGGTAGCACCCTGGCTGTATATGCCAGCATTTGCAAACAGCAAAACCTGCCTTTTGTATGGCCCGGTTCGGAAGCGCAATGGAATGGTATTTCGGACGTAACAGACGCCCGGATATTAGCAGAACAGTTACTATGGGCAGCCACCACCCCAGCCGCACAGAATGAAGCCTTTAACATTGCCAATGGCGATGTATTCCGGTGGAACTGGTTATGGTACCAGATAGCGCAATGGTTTGGCATAGAAGCAGCAGGCTATCAGGGAACCATTCACCCACTGGAGGAAACGATGAAAGACTATAAAGACCTATGGCAAAACATAGCAACAGCGAATGGATTACAGGAAACAGATATCAACCGGCTGACTTCTGCATGGCACACCGATCTGGATTTAGGGCGTCCGCTGGAAGTAATGACAGATATGAGTAAAAGCAGGAAGCTGGGCTTTACCGGCTATAAAAGCACGCGGGATACCTTCTTTGAACTGTTTGAACAAATGCGCAGCGAAAGGCTGATACCATAA
- a CDS encoding DUF6268 family outer membrane beta-barrel protein has product MKQTFLFILTVISVRSYSQTTTSDSLSKRLSQPLTTAAPLLGGVNVSYLVSAPGTDNNTFTMNQAVVDVSTPIYRAMKTKHPLFIKTGLRYQGLYLNGEKQIGIDNFHSFTIPVFMTYVFNRNTNLTVLANAGVGSDFRGDLNAEDIYYTAGMRFGFRQSKNFRIGVTLIYSKSYAGTNLLPLPDIDWTISKHWRLEAFIPFRTSLKYKFNEHQTLAFTQGFQTGNFRVHDYTGTGKYLQLQGVTTGLMYDHTFNRRWNIYLIAGMAVSQKLQTFTNDQQLGLNQFSKMNDRIPTVSYEKGGIVGQAGINYKF; this is encoded by the coding sequence ATGAAACAGACATTTCTGTTTATTCTTACCGTAATCTCGGTTCGTAGTTATTCTCAAACCACCACCAGCGACTCGCTCAGCAAACGCCTGAGCCAGCCCCTTACCACTGCCGCGCCCCTATTGGGCGGCGTGAATGTATCTTACCTGGTTTCGGCACCCGGAACAGATAACAACACCTTTACCATGAACCAGGCCGTTGTGGATGTAAGCACCCCTATTTATCGCGCCATGAAAACCAAACACCCCCTGTTTATTAAAACAGGGTTGCGCTACCAGGGTTTATACCTCAATGGCGAAAAGCAGATTGGCATTGATAATTTCCATTCGTTTACTATTCCTGTGTTCATGACCTATGTGTTCAACCGAAACACCAACCTCACCGTGCTGGCCAATGCAGGGGTAGGCTCTGATTTTCGTGGCGACCTGAATGCAGAAGACATTTACTACACAGCCGGCATGCGCTTTGGTTTTCGCCAGTCGAAAAACTTCCGGATAGGTGTAACCCTCATTTATTCCAAAAGCTATGCAGGCACCAACCTACTTCCCTTACCGGATATTGACTGGACTATTAGCAAACACTGGCGCTTAGAAGCCTTTATCCCTTTCCGCACCTCTCTTAAATATAAGTTCAACGAACACCAGACACTAGCCTTTACACAAGGCTTTCAAACAGGCAACTTTCGCGTGCATGACTATACCGGCACTGGCAAGTACTTACAGTTGCAGGGGGTTACCACCGGTCTTATGTATGACCACACCTTTAACAGGCGCTGGAACATCTACCTGATTGCAGGCATGGCCGTTAGTCAAAAGCTGCAAACATTTACCAACGACCAGCAATTAGGCTTGAATCAATTCTCTAAAATGAATGACCGCATTCCTACAGTATCGTACGAAAAAGGCGGCATTGTGGGACAGGCAGGTATTAATTATAAGTTTTAA
- a CDS encoding Crp/Fnr family transcriptional regulator, with the protein MFDFLFTHIETKTTLTEQDKEAVPSFFTVKKFRRKQFLLQEGEVCKQLSFIVKGLIKTYNVDEKGEDHINMFGWEGWWISDFYSFLRGTPALLNIEAIEPTEILAITLDNYEAMLAKVPIMERYFRILYQNSILTKERRLMSTITHTAEEKYLQLQQQHPEMLQRIPQNLIASYLGLAPETISRIKRNIADKK; encoded by the coding sequence ATGTTCGACTTTCTTTTTACTCATATTGAAACTAAAACCACTTTAACAGAACAGGATAAAGAAGCTGTACCATCCTTTTTCACTGTAAAGAAATTTAGACGGAAACAGTTTTTGCTACAGGAAGGCGAAGTGTGCAAACAGCTAAGCTTTATTGTAAAAGGATTAATCAAAACCTACAACGTAGATGAAAAAGGGGAAGACCACATCAATATGTTTGGCTGGGAAGGATGGTGGATCTCTGACTTTTATAGTTTCCTGCGTGGCACCCCCGCCCTGTTAAATATAGAAGCAATAGAACCTACTGAGATACTGGCCATTACCTTAGACAACTATGAAGCCATGCTGGCTAAAGTGCCTATTATGGAGCGTTATTTCCGTATCTTATACCAGAACAGCATACTTACTAAAGAACGCAGGCTCATGAGCACTATCACGCACACCGCCGAAGAAAAATACCTGCAGCTGCAGCAACAGCATCCCGAAATGTTGCAACGGATACCACAAAACCTGATAGCTTCCTACCTTGGGCTGGCTCCTGAAACCATCAGCAGAATTAAACGGAATATCGCAGATAAAAAATAA